AGGAAGTCTCCCCTATGGACCTACGAGGTGTAGTCTTGTAGGTCCAAAGGAAGTGTGACAGTTCTTCCACCAATtttcccttagcatcatccaatctcttcttgagcccatttACTATTACCTTATTAACagcctcggcctgtccatttcctTATGGATAAGCAAGGTTGGAATATCTGTTTGTAATGCCCAGATTGCAGCAATATCTTttaaaggccttactatcaaactaAAGGTCATTATTTGAGATAAGGGTATGAGGAATTCCAAACCgggtgacaatgtttttccaaacaaatctTTTTGCATCCAAGTCTCTGATATTTGACattggctcagcttcaacctaTTTAGTGAAATGATCCGTGCCAACTAGCAGCCATTCTTTATTCCATGCTACTATGGGGAAGGGTCCTATAATATCTAAGCCCCATTGAGTAGAATGCtaagggctagatagaggattgaGAACgccccctggttgatgaatattaggagcaaacatctgacactggtcacacttcttcacatactctAGTGCTTCCCTCTATaaattgggccaccaatatccttgggTAAGGGCCCTATGGGATAAGGATCTACCTCTTGTATGACTTCGaaaaatcccttcatgtaattcttctaGAAGTAGTTATGTTGCTTCAAGGTGTATACACAACAAGTATGGTCTAGAAAAAGAGCGCTTGTATAACTTTTAATCCTTGGACAACCAAAATCTAGGAGCTTTTCTATGTACTTTGTCAGCTTGGGACTTTTCCTTAGGTAAGATGTTCTCTTTAAGGTACAGCACAatggggtccatccaactaggtcccacccTAATCTGATGAACACAGACTGTATCCATATTCATCTTAGTAGGCTTAAACAAATCTTCTACCAAGATGACCCAAGGTAAGCTCTGTGTTGAGGACGTTGCTAGGGTGGCTAGAGAATCAGCATGAGTATTTCTGCTTCTGGGAATTTGCACTAAGGTGAAGGACTCAAACTTTAATTGTAAACATCTAACCTGACTTAAATACTCCTACATCCTCAAATTTCTGGCTTCCAGCTccccttccacttggcctacaGCCAATCttgaatccgagaacatctcCACAGTCTTTTCTCCCATCTTCTGAACCATGGTCATTCTTACTAGTAGAGTTTCATACTCGACTTCATT
This genomic stretch from Castanea sativa cultivar Marrone di Chiusa Pesio chromosome 1, ASM4071231v1 harbors:
- the LOC142622773 gene encoding uncharacterized protein LOC142622773 codes for the protein MNMDTVCVHQIRVGPSWMDPIVLYLKENILPKEKSQADKAEAVNKVIVNGLKKRLDDAKGKLVEELSHFLWTYKTTPRRSIGETSFSMTYGANAVIPLETGFPTLRTSSFTPSNNNGLLERSLDLVEERRESARV